Genomic DNA from Perca flavescens isolate YP-PL-M2 chromosome 23, PFLA_1.0, whole genome shotgun sequence:
gacacaacacgactacagagagacacataatGTGTGGGGaaagtgtttttaaattgaaaaattttcttgaggaaggaaGCTTGAACCCCTCCGCCAAATACTGGCCCAAccaagtcttccacaaaccgagGGGAAAACACTGAAGTATTAGGCCGCCTATCAGCACAACTTGTTGTTTGGCTTGTATTGAGAACATCTGCATTATTCATTCGCTGCTGCTGAACTACTTGGATAAGATAGCATTGGCTAACTGTGTTACTTCACTCTTCTCTTTGTGTGATACTTCActcttctctttgtgtgttACTTCActcttgtctttgtgtgttactTCACTCTTCTCTTTGTGTGATACTTCActcttctctttgtgtgttACTTCACTCTTCTCTTTGTGTGATACTTCActcttctctttgtgtgttacttcactcttctctttgtgtgttcactcttctctttgtgtttacttctttctctttgtgtgttacttcactcttctctttgtgtgttACTTCACTCTTCTCTTTGTGTGATACTTCActcttctctttgtgtgttACTTCActcttgtctttgtgtgttactTCACTCTTCTCTTTGTGTTACTTCActcttctctttgtgtgttacttcactcttctctttgtgtgttACTTCACTCTTCTCTTTGTGTTACTTCActcttctctttgtgtgttacttcactcttctctttgtgtgttacttcactcttctctttgtgtgttacttcactcttctctttgtgtgttACAGAGCCGGTGTGATGGCGAAGAGAATTGCTGACAAAGAGCTAACAGACAGGAACTGGgatcaggaggaggagggagaggaggtgaGACGCAAAGACACACGGACATTACACTAATtcagacttgtgtgtgtgcgcaagtgtgtgtgtgtgcgcaagtgtgtgtgtgtgtgtgtgtgtgtgtgtgtgtgtgtgtgtgtgtgtgtgtgtgtgtgtgtgtgtgtgtgtgtgtgtgtgtgtgtgtgtgtgtgtgtgtctctgtgcaagTGTctctgtgcaagtgtgtgtgtgtgtctctgtgcaagTGTCTCtgcgcaagtgtgtgtgtgtctctgtgcaagtgtctctgcaagtgtgtgtgtgtctctgtgcaagTGTctctgtgcaagtgtgtgtgtctctgcaagtgtgtgtgtgtgtgtgtgtgtgtgatgttttttttattgtatctgttGATTGTTGGTGCAGACGATGCAAGGACATTTTCGGTGTGAACAGACCAAGTTTGATCTTATCTTAATGATTGTAGTTaagacttctttagcaagtttagtctttaagctttttaaagttatttatttatttattatctgctctagcttttccaacattttagacacggatatgatgataataataattaataatggtccaaaaatCATGTGaagttgcatttgtttttattgaacatGTTGTTCTTCAACAGGCCGGGACGTTTTGTGTTGCAAGTGAAGATGTGTTGAAGAGTCGGGCGATTAAGAAGGCCAAACGCAGAAATATTGGAGAGGTAAAAACCAGAAATATGAAACGTATGATTACAATTTCTAACACATCAACCAGTGAATCAAATATTGAGTCAATACTCGACGACACACTTTCCCAAGGTTTTTATAGGCAATTTCTTTcgggggttttatttttatttggggGTTCTCTCTGATTCTCCGAAACTGAGGTTAGAGGCAACCGAAACATTGCTGCATGGGTCGCTAGTTACCACTaaactcgacagcaggtaacgttagcctaccgctagctagttaccactacactcgacagcaggtaacgttagcctaccgttagctagttaccactacactcgacagcaggtaacattagcctaccgttagctagttaccactacactcgacagcaggtaacgttagcctaccgttagctagttaccactacactcgacagcaggtaacgttagcctacagttagctagttaccactacactcgacagcaggtaacattagcctaccgttagctagttaccactacactcgacagcaggtaacgttagcctaccgttagctagttaccACTACaccgacagcaggtaacgttggcctacagttagctagttaCCACTACACtttcgacagcaggtaacgttgcCCTTCCGTTAGCTATTTaccactacactcgacagcaggtaacgttagcctaccgttagctagttaccactacactcgacagcaggtaacgttagcctaccgttagctagttaccactacactcgacagcaggtaacgttagcctaccgttagctagttaccACTACActtcgacagcaggtaacgttagcctaccgttagctagttaccactacacttgacagcaggtaacgttagcctaccgttagctagttaccactacactcgacagcaggtaacgttagcctaccgttagctagttaccactacactcgacagcaggtaacgttagcctaccgttagctagcaatgggagtaaacacggttaaaatgctgacagttaaacggtgtaaaagtgtgtctttatttcactggagaggatctCCAACAGCAGTCTGTAGCTGTCGTTGTCTGCCTGTGCCTGCTGCCTTCGGGCGCAAAATCTAAAGATTTTTATTAACTATCACagagaacgcagcagctcggctTGTCTTCAAACTCCCCAAGTTCTGTCACTCAAtaccgctcctccgctctcttcactggttaccagctGCTTGATCCGcatcaattcaatttcaattcaattttatttatagtatcaaatcataacaggagttatctcgagacactttacagagagtgggtctagaccacactctataatttacaaagccccaacaattacagtaattccctcaagagcaagcattagcagtagctattgcgacagtggcgaggaaaaactccctttaggaggaaacctcggcagacccagactcatgcttcaagacactagtacagaggtgtcaaactcattttcatttaGGGCCACACTCGAAAAGagtcacatcaagggccagacatgtagagttaaATTCACATGCATATGgcgaaaaaaagtaaaatatcttttaaCTGTATTACTAAATGTTGCTTTGTTCGACATAAACCCCTACAAAGTCAGCAAAGAGTTCCTAGCCATCATAGCGATTAGCAAATCAGgcaaaacaattattacattttttacaacaacctgtttcattGCCTAAATATTAAAATACTCTCTGGTTCTGGGGAGTTTCTTAGTCTCAAAGTCggtaaatctgccaaattctgctgtGATTGTCTTGTCATTTGGAGTTTGAAAAcggttttctgtctttttttgttcGGTGCACAACTAGccagggccaaaatgtattgtgaacctaaaatTGATACGTGGAccggatcaaaatttgcgaGGGGCCGCATTTGGCCtgtgggccttgagtttgacaagTGGTCTagtacgtacagtacaggccaaaagtttggacacaccttctcattcaatgtgtttcctttttatttttatgactatttacattgtagattctcactgaaggcatcaaaactatgaatgaacacatatggaattatgtacttaacaacaaagtgtgaaataactgaaaacatgtcttatattttagattcttcaaagtagccaccctttgcttttttattaataagggaaataattccactaatgaaccctgacaaagcacacctgtgaaggtaaaaccatttcaggtgactacctcatgaagctcattgagagaacaccaagggtttgcagagttatcaaaaaaagcaaagggtggctactttgaagaatctaaaatataagacatgttttcagttatttcacacttttttgttaagtacataattccatatgtgttcattcatagttttgatgccttcagtgagaatctacaatgtaaatagtcatgaaaataaaaaggaaactcattgaatgagaaggtgtgtccaaacttctAAATTTTGGAACGAGCTCCctatcgacatcaggatggccgaaagcctacacatcttccgccgaaggcttaaaacacatctcttctgactacactttcatatgtctctgtgtagcttggcttatttaaagctaatgtacttgcacttactacttgttgtctggagtttgaaccttcacagttgaaagcacttaactgtaagtctctttggataaaagcgtcagctaaatgacgtAATGTAACGTagaagacaacaaaaacaaggcTAATTGATGTACAAATTTGTACATAAACCTGTGAATGTTGTCTCGTTTCAGAGCGAAGGTAGCGGATCCTTCAAAGGTTTTAAAGGCTTTTCTCTGACCTCGGCGGCGGCTAGCGGAGGCTCGGCTCCAACGGCTTTTTCAGGTTTTGGGAACGGAGGCGGCTTCAAGGGCCTCGGCAGCCTGACCAACGGGAACAGCATCGCACCTTCGTTCGGAGGCTTCTCGTCTCCCGCTGTAACCTCCACTCCTACGCCTGGTGAGGAGACGACTTTTAATATGAAttcactagggctgtcctcgactaaagaaataaGTCGACTAACAATTAACTATGatttttgtcgactaatcgattagttgatttaattgacagagctgtgctctttgagaggtggttaagactagaaaagcacaatataaatgtagttaattaaccatctgtaaaactgagtttctccacaattaatcctgcaaaagcaccactttaaatcttgtgttcaccataaatgtgctcagaagtttcttggaaatgagtaattaagcatcaataagcataaaaaatgactaatggactaaagaaatcttagtcaactaagaccaaaacgaccgattagtcgactaatcgactaagaggtggcagccctagaatTCATTGATATTTAATGGACACAAAGTGCAACGTGTTAGgagttattgttgttattattattattatccacaAGGGAGCgcctttctcttctctttcaaCTCCTCTTCTCTGACCACTGAGAAGTAAAGAAGACAGTTGTGATGAAGGGAGATGGAGCCTCATGAGGAATATCTGGTCTCATAACATTTGCTCCCAACTCCACCTGTTGGTCACACAGTGTAATGTCTTCTGGTTTAATATAATGAACATAACTGTACAGGGCTCAATGTTaaaagtgtgtgtctctctgcctctctctctgaccctttctttgtctctctgtgtgtgtgtgtgtctctctctctctctctgtccctctttgtctctctctctctgtccctctttgtctctctctctctgtccctctctttgtctctctctctgtccctctttgtctctctctctctctctgtccctctctttgtgtctctctctctctctgtccctctctttgtctctctctttgtctctctctttgtctctctctttgtctctctctctctgtccctctctctgcctctctctctgaccctctctttgtctctctgtgtgtgtctctctctctctctctgtctttgtctctctctctctctgtccctctctttgtctctctctttgtctctctctctgtccctctttgtctctctctctttctctctatttttGCACATCTTGCTCTTatccagtctttttttttctttcttcttagtgttatatttatatgtatgtatgacgTGTctctattattattgttgtatcTAGGTCTAACATTCAACGGCCCCGCCTCCGCTGACATCACGGCCAAGCAGACCAATGGCTCGGCTCCGAGCCCGACCCAAAGCCCGAGCCTCGGCAGCGGCAGCGGCAGCAGTGTCATCGTCAACGGCAACAACAAGGAGTACAGCCGGCAGCTCACGGCTCTCAACTGCTCGGTGCGCGACTGGATCACCAAGCACGTGAACGGCAACCCCCTGTGTGACCTCAACCCCATCTTCAGGGACTACGAGCGCCACCTGGCCAGCATCGAGCGCCAGTATGGAGCCGGGGGGGCCGCCGCAGACGGCACAggctcagaggaggaggagaagaagaagaagaagggaggGATGCTGCCAACCAgagcctctcctcctcctccttcctcctcctcctcttcttcctcctcctccggtAGCAGAAGCAGCCCAGCCGCTCCGGCCGCCACTTTGTTCTCCTTTAGCAAGAATTCGACAGACGACTCGGCTCCGATGAACACCGGCGTCACGTTTAACTTCGGGCAGAAGGTGGACAGCTCCGTCCTCGGCTGCGTGGGGTCCAAGACGACTCCCCCAGGCTTCTCGTTCGGCTCCGGcagcacctcctcctcctctctgttcgGGGCGCCGGGGTCCTTCGGGGCAAAGTCCGAGGACGCTCGGCCCACAGGTACGAAATATAATATgtcccgaaaaaaaaaaaatactgaagcTGGAATTTATGCTCATCTTTTtaatagggctgccacctcttagtcaattagtcgactaatcggtcgttttggtcttagtcgactaagagttctttagtccattagtcattttttatgcttattcatgcttaaaacaaaataactgcgaactgtaaatatattttaaaaatatatatttattgtatttaattaaagtgcatcaacattaacaaaattgcaaaggcaaaccctttctctaactgaaaaTTCACTGTGCAGTATGCAACAAAGAtttttaaacatccaaattatttatactctatttggactgaaaaaacaaaaatattgaaaatatgaatcgatttgacctaccaactcgatttttaaattaaatagatttttttcccagccctagctgccacctcttagtcgattgaccaatcggtcattttggtcttagtcgactaagatttctttagttgattagtcattttttatgcttattcatcaattactaatttccaagaaacttatgagcacgtttatggtaaacacaagatttaaagtctttaaaaatctaatatcatgatattttggaccaaatacctctatatCGATACTGCTACGTTGAgtattcacaaaatatttacacaatgagagtttagataaataatcatcaataatgtggatgtaatgactaagtgggtgaaggcaaataatagcctttaaaaccaggaaaagacaacacctatgccatattacgatataacaatatccaaaatctaagacgatatctagtcttgtatcacgatatcgatgGAATATTGATATATGTCCCAGGTCTACTTTGTAAGTTACGTTACAGGGTTATAAAAGGTCTAGGTGCTGCTCCTAAGCCCTCAGAATGAATTAAACTAAAGTCTTTTCTCAGATCTGATGACTGTAGTCGGACTACTTTAGCTttgagttttgtctttaagttttttttagtgtttttgtatTATGTGCTCTAGCTTtaccaacgttttagacacagatattgAGATAATGGTCTAAAAGGATGTGAAAAAGGgacacaaaactaccacaaagagacccaaaatgactacaaagaaaccaaaactaccacaaagagacccaaactgacaacaaagaaaccaaaactaccacaaagagacccaaactgacaacaaagaaaccaaaactaccacaaagagacccAAACTGACTACAAAGAaaccaaaactaccacaaaagaGACCCAAACTGACTACAAAGAaaccaaaactaccacaaagagacacaaactgactacaaagaaaccaaaactaccacaaagagacccaaactg
This window encodes:
- the nup50 gene encoding nuclear pore complex protein Nup50, giving the protein MAKRIADKELTDRNWDQEEEGEEAGTFCVASEDVLKSRAIKKAKRRNIGESEGSGSFKGFKGFSLTSAAASGGSAPTAFSGFGNGGGFKGLGSLTNGNSIAPSFGGFSSPAVTSTPTPGLTFNGPASADITAKQTNGSAPSPTQSPSLGSGSGSSVIVNGNNKEYSRQLTALNCSVRDWITKHVNGNPLCDLNPIFRDYERHLASIERQYGAGGAAADGTGSEEEEKKKKKGGMLPTRASPPPPSSSSSSSSSSGSRSSPAAPAATLFSFSKNSTDDSAPMNTGVTFNFGQKVDSSVLGCVGSKTTPPGFSFGSGSTSSSSLFGAPGSFGAKSEDARPTDVNGDEETEEPPKPEVKEVKEDNAFYSKKCKLFYKKESEFKEKGVGTLHLKHTQDGKIQMIIRADTNLGNILLNIMLQASMPCSRVGKNNVMVVCVPNPPVDDKEPGSPVPLLIRVKTSEDADELHKTLEEKRG